A genomic stretch from Lathyrus oleraceus cultivar Zhongwan6 chromosome 2, CAAS_Psat_ZW6_1.0, whole genome shotgun sequence includes:
- the LOC127117501 gene encoding probable serine/threonine-protein kinase WNK11 codes for MPAENWDGEGEPFVETDPTGRFGRYSDLLGYGAVKKVYRGFDQEEGIEVAWNQVRLRNFSNDPVLINRLHSEVELLRNLSNKFIIVCYSVWKDDDRGNINFITEVCTSGNLRDYRKKHRHVSIKAFKKWSKQVLEGLEYLHTHEPCIIHRDLNCSNIFVNGNIGQVKIGDLGLAAIVGRSHAAHSILGTPEYMAPELYEEDYTEMVDIYSFGMCLLEMVTMEIPYSECDSVAKIYKKVTMGIKPQALSNVRDLEVKAFIEKCIAQPRARPSATDLLQDPFFFELNNGEESTSITS; via the exons aTGCCTGCTGAGAATTGGGACGGTGAAGGTGAGCCATTCGTTGAAACCGATCCAACAGGAAGATTCGGTCGTTACAGTGATTTACTCGGTTACGGTGCTGTGAAGAAAGTCTACAGAGGTTTTGatcaagaagaaggaatcgaAGTTGCATGGAATCAAGTTCGGCTTAGGAATTTCAGCAACGATCCTGTTCTTATCAATCGTCTTCATTCCGAAGTTGAATTGCTCAGGAATTTAAGTAACAAGTTCATCATTGTTTGTTATAGTGTTTGGAAAGACGATGATCGTGGTAATATCAATTTTATTACTGAGGTTTGTACGTCGGGGAATCTTAGGGATTATCGGAAGAAGCATCGGCATGTTTCCATTAAGGCCTTTAAGAAATGGTCGAAACAGGTTCTTGAGGGGTTGGAGTATCTTCATACGCACGAGCCTTGCATTATTCATAGGGATCTTAATTGCAGTAACATCTTTGTTAATGGAAACATTGGTCAG GTGAAAATTGGTGACCTGGGATTGGCTGCCATAGTGGGAAGAAGCCATGCAGCACATTCAATTCTAGGGACTCCTGAGTATATGGCACCTGAGCTGTATGAGGAAGATTACACTGAGATGGTGGACATATACTCTTTTGGAATGTGTTTGCTCGAAATGGTTACAATGGAGATACCATACAGTGAATGTGACAGTGTAGCCAAGATATACAAAAAGGTCACTATGGGAATCAAGCCTCAAGCCTTGAGCAATGTCAGAGATCTAGAAGTGAAAGCATTCATTGAGAAATGCATAGCACAACCAAGGGCAAGACCTTCAGCCACTGATCTTCTTCAGGATCCTTTCTTTTTTGAACTCAACAATGGTGAAGAATCAACATCTATCACGTCTTAA
- the LOC127117502 gene encoding uncharacterized protein LOC127117502 yields the protein MLQSPGHSPLHLSSPSPSISEFSIQNPKDSASSIQPQNKQRNPTVLDEDTYAEALEKIIERDYFPDISKLRDRLDWLEAIKTGDPVQIRDAQLKIIERRRGGKVTPLNPLDSRNSHTPGSTFVRNFTPLDEFDGKTPITPGFTAAVGEKEEVSAVDTSLGLDQFMGRYTSEDNHSFSKILERVNRKRKERFGYLNDSVNANAIEDEKRDRITDGYGTSYQPPSTLEGWNYTAKNLLMYHPADRGEVPLTEEERAVRIKASTKEIDRPNTRFHGKMMDSRPKDDGTVEVLYTPVAGATPVPMSFRDGDKLKKYDLEDLRKTPNPFYLESEKKAENGYSYVKTPSPAPGADESPFITWGEIEGTPLRLDMEDTPIDIGGSVDGPHYRIPSAPARDAKAHSLSREAARNLRERSKMFRKPPLASPARGGSATPSMRTLSPAAQKFVRNAIAKSSSTVDETLRASYRGSTPALATPTRVRSVSRLGRDESLVSRSPSVREGSNPPW from the coding sequence ATGCTTCAATCTCCAGGCCACTCTCCGCTCCATCTCTCTTCACCATCTCCTTCAATTTCCGAATTTTCGATCCAAAACCCTAAAGATTCTGCTTCCAGTATTCAACCCCAGAACAAACAGAGGAACCCAACGGTTCTCGATGAAGACACGTATGCCGAAGCTTTGGAGAAGATTATCGAGCGTGATTACTTTCCTGATATCTCAAAGCTCCGTGATCGACTCGATTGGCTTGAAGCTATCAAAACCGGCGATCCTGTTCAAATTCGCGATGCCCAATTGAAGATCATCGAGCGTCGCCGTGGAGGAAAGGTAACCCCTTTGAACCCTCTCGATTCGAGAAATTCGCATACTCCGGGTTCTACTTTTGTCAGAAATTTCACTCCTTTAGATGAATTTGATGGTAAAACACCTATAACACCTGGTTTTACTGCTGCTGTGGGAGAGAAAGAGGAGGTTAGTGCGGTTGATACTTCACTTGGGCTTGATCAGTTTATGGGTAGGTATACTAGTGAGGATAATCATAGCTTTTCGAAGATTTTGGAGAGAGTCAATAGGAAGAGGAAAGAGAGGTTTGGGTATTTGAATGATAGTGTGAATGCGAATGCTATTGAGGATGAAAAGAGGGATAGAATTACTGATGGTTATGGTACCTCTTATCAACCTCCTAGTACATTGGAAGGATGGAATTATACTGCTAAGAATTTGTTGATGTACCATCCTGCTGATCGGGGTGAGGTTCCTTTGACGGAGGAGGAAAGGGCTGTTAGAATTAAAGCTTCCACGAAGGAGATTGATCGGCCAAATACTAGGTTTCATGGTAAAATGATGGACTCTAGGCCGAAAGATGATGGGACTGTTGAGGTGCTTTATACTCCTGTTGCGGGCGCTACTCCGGTTCCTATGTCTTTTAGAGATGGGGATAAGTTGAAGAAGTATGATTTGGAGGATTTGAGGAAGACTCCCAATCCGTTTTATTTGGAGTCCGAGAAGAAAGCTGAGAATGGTTATAGCTATGTTAAGACGCCTTCTCCTGCGCCGGGAGCTGATGAATCTCCTTTTATTACTTGGGGAGAAATTGAAGGGACGCCACTGAGGTTGGACATGGAGGATACACCGATTGATATTGGTGGTAGTGTTGATGGACCTCATTATAGGATTCCTTCTGCTCCGGCCAGAGATGCAAAAGCACACTCACTTTCTAGGGAGGCTGCTCGTAATCTGAGGGAGAGGTCGAAGATGTTTCGTAAACCCCCTTTGGCATCACCAGCTAGAGGTGGAAGTGCTACTCCGAGCATGCGGACGCTTTCTCCTGCCGCTCAGAAGTTCGTTCGGAATGCAATTGCCAAGTCGTCATCAACTGTTGACGAGACGCTCCGTGCAAGTTACCGTGGTTCTACTCCTGCTTTGGCTACTCCTACAAGAGTAAGAAGTGTATCAAGGCTTGGTAGAGACGAGAGCTTGGTTTCAAGGTCTCCATCTGTTAGAGAGGGCTCCAATCCTCCCTGGTGA